A stretch of Sinimarinibacterium sp. NLF-5-8 DNA encodes these proteins:
- a CDS encoding helix-turn-helix domain-containing protein, with the protein MGFSAEGETLALASDTRHVTGVAVHYPQGHVVPLHQHRAGHLIYADRGLLRIEAETGQWLVPPTAAVWLRPNVAHRLVVPVALQAHGLFVPESLCAQLPAEDGVVAVGGLLREVIIALARAPAPCSVQRAQLLSALLIEELRAPRTLPFHLPWPADAQMQRLCQALIDDPGQAATAQVWGERLAISSKTLHRRFLQGTGLTFGKWRQQLRLMHSLTQLLQGVPITQVALACGYDSHGAYATAFKKQFGQPPSVFGRQASGGAAPLKGR; encoded by the coding sequence ATGGGCTTTTCGGCAGAAGGAGAAACGCTGGCACTGGCATCGGATACCCGCCACGTCACCGGCGTTGCGGTGCACTACCCGCAGGGGCATGTGGTGCCCCTGCACCAGCATCGTGCCGGGCATTTGATTTATGCCGATCGCGGCCTGCTGCGGATCGAAGCCGAAACCGGCCAGTGGCTGGTGCCGCCCACCGCCGCAGTGTGGTTGCGCCCCAACGTGGCACATCGGCTGGTGGTGCCGGTGGCGTTGCAGGCGCATGGCTTGTTTGTGCCCGAAAGCCTGTGCGCGCAGCTGCCTGCCGAAGATGGCGTGGTTGCCGTGGGCGGTTTGCTGCGTGAAGTGATCATTGCGCTGGCGCGCGCGCCAGCGCCTTGTTCGGTGCAGCGCGCGCAATTGCTCAGCGCGTTGTTGATTGAAGAACTGCGCGCGCCGCGCACACTGCCGTTTCATCTGCCGTGGCCTGCCGATGCGCAGATGCAACGGCTGTGTCAGGCGCTGATCGACGATCCGGGTCAAGCGGCCACGGCGCAGGTCTGGGGTGAGCGGCTGGCCATCAGCAGCAAGACCCTGCATCGGCGCTTTTTGCAGGGCACGGGCCTGACCTTTGGCAAATGGCGCCAGCAATTGCGGCTGATGCATTCCTTGACGCAGTTGTTGCAGGGGGTGCCGATCACCCAGGTGGCATTGGCCTGTGGCTATGACAGCCACGGCGCCTATGCCACGGCGTTCAAAAAGCAGTTTGGGCAGCCGCCGTCGGTGTTTGGGCGGCAGGCCAGCGGCGGCGCCGCGCCGCTGAAGGGGCGTTGA
- a CDS encoding 2-isopropylmalate synthase: protein MLINPSSKYRGVAPVDLPDRQWPNRRLTRAPIWLSTDLRDGNQALFEPMNRARKLRLFDELLRIGFKQIEVGFPSASRTDFEIVRHLIDADLIPDDVTPMVISQLREDLITQTVRSVAGARRAIVHLYNAIAPAWRQLVFGLSVSQIVAIVEHHVGLLKRLTAAHPQTQWVLQYSPETFCMAELEVSLAVCNAAIETWDASPQRPIIINLPTTVEVSTANVFADQVEWMDRHLARREHVVLSVHPHNDRGTGVACAEQALLAGAQRVEGCLFGNGERSGNLDVVTLALNLYTQGIAPGLDFSDIAAVARVAEDCTALPIHPRHPYVGDLVFTAFSGSHQDAIAKGFAAQRTDAPWQVPYLPIDPHDLGRTYDSIVRVNSQSGKGGIAFLLQRDHGIVMPRRMQVEFSAIVQSLADASETELDSAQLWAVFERTYLTPTRAQSGFIYHAHRLYDDANGQGIALQLDDGSGALQHRKGIGNGPIAATVAALGVPIRIDSYEERSLGAGAEAEALAIVEAAWPGVPGTRFGVGRHPNIVTASVLAVLSAVARFADARSHPQAPITDADH, encoded by the coding sequence ATGCTCATCAATCCTTCTTCAAAATATCGGGGCGTTGCGCCGGTGGATTTACCGGATCGCCAATGGCCGAACCGCCGCTTGACGCGCGCGCCGATCTGGTTGTCCACCGACCTGCGCGACGGCAATCAGGCGCTGTTTGAGCCGATGAACCGCGCGCGCAAGCTGCGCTTGTTTGACGAGCTGCTGCGCATCGGCTTCAAACAAATCGAAGTCGGCTTTCCATCGGCCTCACGCACCGATTTTGAAATCGTCCGGCACCTGATCGACGCCGATTTGATTCCCGACGATGTGACGCCGATGGTCATCAGCCAGTTGCGCGAGGATCTGATCACCCAGACCGTGCGCAGCGTGGCGGGCGCGCGCCGCGCCATCGTGCATTTGTACAACGCGATTGCCCCGGCCTGGCGACAGCTGGTTTTTGGCCTGAGCGTGAGCCAGATCGTCGCCATAGTCGAACACCACGTCGGCCTGCTCAAGCGCCTGACGGCGGCACATCCACAGACCCAATGGGTGCTGCAATACTCGCCCGAGACCTTCTGCATGGCCGAACTGGAGGTGTCGCTGGCGGTGTGTAACGCCGCCATTGAGACTTGGGATGCTTCACCGCAACGGCCGATCATCATCAACCTGCCCACCACGGTCGAGGTCAGCACAGCCAACGTGTTTGCCGATCAGGTCGAATGGATGGATCGGCATCTGGCACGGCGTGAGCATGTGGTGTTGTCGGTGCACCCGCACAACGATCGCGGCACCGGCGTCGCCTGCGCAGAACAGGCACTGCTGGCAGGTGCGCAGCGGGTCGAGGGCTGTCTGTTTGGCAATGGCGAGCGCAGCGGCAACCTCGACGTGGTGACGCTGGCGCTGAATCTGTATACGCAAGGCATTGCGCCGGGGCTGGATTTTTCTGACATCGCCGCCGTTGCGCGCGTGGCCGAGGACTGCACCGCACTGCCGATCCATCCGCGCCATCCGTATGTTGGCGATCTGGTGTTTACCGCCTTCTCCGGCTCGCACCAGGATGCCATTGCCAAAGGCTTTGCCGCGCAACGCACGGATGCCCCCTGGCAGGTGCCGTATCTGCCGATCGACCCTCACGATCTGGGTCGCACCTACGACAGCATCGTCCGCGTCAACAGCCAATCGGGCAAAGGCGGCATCGCTTTTTTGTTGCAGCGCGACCACGGCATCGTCATGCCCCGGCGGATGCAGGTGGAGTTCAGCGCCATTGTCCAGAGCCTCGCCGATGCCAGTGAAACCGAACTCGACAGCGCGCAGTTATGGGCGGTGTTTGAACGCACTTACCTGACGCCGACGCGAGCGCAATCCGGCTTTATTTACCACGCCCATCGCCTGTACGACGATGCCAACGGTCAAGGCATTGCCTTGCAACTGGACGATGGCAGCGGCGCACTGCAACACCGAAAAGGCATCGGCAACGGCCCGATTGCCGCCACGGTGGCGGCACTGGGCGTGCCGATACGCATCGACAGCTACGAAGAACGCAGCCTCGGCGCAGGTGCCGAAGCCGAGGCACTGGCGATTGTTGAAGCGGCCTGGCCGGGCGTGCCGGGCACGCGCTTTGGCGTCGGTCGGCATCCCAACATCGTCACCGCCTCGGTGCTGGCGGTGCTCAGTGCGGTGGCGCGGTTTGCCGACGCCCGCTCCCACCCCCAGGCACCGATCACTGACGCCGATCACTGA
- a CDS encoding M20 family metallopeptidase, whose protein sequence is MTVSINTAAIQSLVSQLWDDEIVGQISDYIRIPNKSPLFDPDWKAHGYMDAAVQLMTAWVQKHLPALPGATLEVVQLQGRTPLIMIDVPAANGARGDDSVILYGHLDKQPEMTGWADGLDPWTPVLRGDKLYGRGGADDGYAIFGSLAALLALRAQGLPQARCIVLIEACEESGSYDLPFYVDHLAARLGNPTLVVCLDSGCGNYEQLWLTTSLRGLAGGNLKVEVLTEGVHSGDASGVVASSFRILRQILSRLEDETSGQIRARDFHVEIPSQRIEQAQLAAQTLGTAVYDKFPFVPGMQPVASELTELILNRTWRPQLAVTGIDGLPALGNAGNVLRPFTTAKLSLRLPPTLDGKTATAALKRIVEADPPYGARVRFESEKNGSGWNAPELSPWLARAVDEAARAYFDQKPPVYMGEGGTIPFMGMLGEKFPHAQFLITGVLGPHSNAHGPNEFLHIPTGKRVSMVVASIVAAHAQAPI, encoded by the coding sequence ATGACCGTTTCAATCAACACCGCTGCCATTCAAAGCCTCGTCTCCCAACTGTGGGATGACGAAATCGTTGGCCAGATCAGCGACTACATCCGCATCCCCAACAAATCGCCGCTGTTTGATCCCGACTGGAAAGCGCACGGCTATATGGATGCTGCGGTGCAGTTGATGACGGCTTGGGTGCAAAAGCATTTACCTGCGCTGCCGGGCGCCACGCTGGAAGTGGTGCAACTGCAAGGGCGCACGCCGCTGATCATGATCGACGTGCCTGCTGCCAACGGCGCGCGCGGTGATGACAGCGTGATTTTGTACGGTCATCTGGACAAGCAACCTGAAATGACTGGCTGGGCAGACGGGCTGGATCCGTGGACGCCGGTATTGCGCGGCGACAAGCTCTATGGACGCGGCGGCGCGGATGACGGATACGCCATTTTTGGCTCGCTGGCCGCGTTGCTCGCCCTGCGCGCGCAGGGTTTGCCGCAAGCGCGCTGCATTGTGTTGATCGAGGCCTGCGAGGAGTCCGGCAGCTACGACTTGCCATTTTATGTGGATCATCTGGCCGCGCGCCTGGGCAATCCGACGCTGGTGGTGTGCCTGGACTCCGGCTGCGGCAACTATGAACAGCTGTGGCTCACCACCAGCCTGCGCGGACTGGCCGGCGGCAATCTGAAGGTTGAAGTGCTGACCGAGGGCGTGCATTCCGGCGATGCTTCCGGCGTGGTGGCGTCCAGTTTTCGCATTCTGCGGCAAATATTGTCACGCCTTGAAGATGAAACCAGCGGCCAGATCCGCGCGCGCGATTTTCATGTTGAGATTCCGTCGCAGCGGATCGAGCAGGCCCAGCTGGCGGCGCAAACGCTGGGCACGGCGGTGTACGACAAGTTTCCGTTTGTGCCCGGCATGCAGCCGGTTGCCAGCGAATTGACCGAGCTGATTTTGAATCGCACCTGGCGCCCGCAACTGGCGGTGACCGGCATCGATGGCCTGCCTGCACTGGGCAACGCTGGTAACGTGCTGCGGCCGTTCACCACTGCCAAGCTGTCACTGCGGCTGCCGCCGACGCTGGATGGCAAAACGGCAACCGCTGCGCTCAAGCGTATTGTTGAAGCCGATCCGCCCTATGGCGCGCGCGTGCGCTTTGAATCCGAAAAAAACGGCAGTGGCTGGAATGCACCCGAGCTGTCGCCATGGCTGGCGCGCGCGGTGGATGAAGCCGCGCGCGCGTACTTTGATCAAAAACCGCCGGTTTATATGGGCGAGGGCGGCACCATTCCGTTCATGGGCATGTTGGGCGAAAAGTTTCCCCATGCGCAGTTTTTGATCACCGGCGTGCTCGGCCCGCATTCCAATGCCCACGGGCCGAACGAGTTTTTGCACATCCCCACCGGCAAACGGGTGAGCATGGTGGTGGCCAGCATTGTCGCGGCGCACGCGCAGGCGCCCATTTGA
- the tatC gene encoding twin-arginine translocase subunit TatC, which produces MTDRSPELIEQPLMAHLLELRDRLLKIIYGVLLVFAPLAYFAKQLYAQLAEPLLSMMPAGTSMIATEVASPFFTPLKLAAVLAFVGAMPWVLYQVWAFVAPGLYKNERRLVWPLMASSTLLFYAGIAFAYFLVLPAVFRFMLGIAPEGVSVMTDISKYLDFVLSLFLAFGFAFETPVALVLLVKTGFVTPAKLASVREYVLVGAFVVGAVMTPPDIVSQIMLAVPVYLLYEVGIIAARWLVPGTREVEAQQALEQQAAAAPPPPPDKDGLS; this is translated from the coding sequence ATGACCGATCGTTCCCCCGAGCTGATTGAACAACCGTTGATGGCGCATCTGCTGGAGCTGCGCGACCGGCTGCTCAAGATCATCTATGGCGTGCTGCTGGTGTTTGCGCCGCTGGCCTACTTTGCCAAACAGCTTTACGCGCAACTGGCCGAACCGCTGCTGTCGATGATGCCCGCCGGCACTTCGATGATCGCCACCGAAGTCGCCTCACCGTTTTTCACCCCTCTCAAACTTGCTGCAGTGCTGGCCTTTGTGGGCGCCATGCCCTGGGTGCTCTACCAGGTGTGGGCATTTGTTGCGCCGGGGCTGTACAAAAACGAACGGCGTCTGGTCTGGCCGTTGATGGCCTCCAGTACCTTGCTGTTTTATGCCGGCATCGCGTTTGCCTATTTTCTGGTATTGCCTGCGGTCTTTCGTTTCATGCTGGGCATCGCCCCGGAAGGCGTGTCGGTGATGACCGACATCAGCAAATATCTCGACTTTGTGCTGTCGCTGTTTTTAGCCTTCGGCTTTGCCTTTGAAACCCCGGTGGCACTGGTGCTGCTGGTCAAGACCGGCTTTGTCACCCCGGCCAAGCTGGCCAGCGTGCGCGAATATGTCCTGGTCGGCGCCTTTGTCGTTGGCGCGGTGATGACACCGCCGGACATCGTCTCGCAAATCATGCTTGCCGTGCCGGTGTATCTGCTCTACGAAGTCGGCATCATTGCCGCGCGCTGGCTGGTGCCCGGCACGCGCGAGGTCGAAGCGCAACAGGCGCTGGAGCAGCAGGCCGCGGCTGCGCCACCACCACCACCAGACAAGGATGGTTTGTCTTGA
- the tatB gene encoding Sec-independent protein translocase protein TatB yields the protein MFDFSFPELVVCLLVALVVLGPEKLPRVARTLGRWAGQARGYLRNLTAELDREGQLADLKKQLQQADRAIREQADAFKAETQSTVDQLRDDARAAEQALKPQQANVADPVADDANKPVPPSP from the coding sequence ATGTTTGATTTCAGCTTTCCCGAACTGGTGGTGTGCCTGTTGGTGGCACTGGTGGTTCTGGGGCCTGAAAAACTGCCCCGGGTCGCGCGCACGCTGGGGCGCTGGGCCGGGCAGGCGCGCGGCTACCTGCGCAACCTGACGGCCGAGCTGGATCGGGAAGGCCAGTTGGCCGATCTGAAAAAGCAGCTTCAGCAGGCCGACCGAGCCATCCGCGAGCAGGCCGATGCGTTCAAGGCAGAAACGCAATCCACTGTTGATCAGCTGCGCGATGACGCGCGCGCCGCCGAACAGGCGCTCAAACCGCAGCAGGCAAACGTGGCCGACCCGGTCGCGGATGACGCCAACAAACCCGTGCCGCCATCGCCATGA
- a CDS encoding phosphoribosyl-ATP diphosphatase produces MTLSADVIERVYAVLEARKSADPGSSYVASLYHKGLDAILKKVGEECAETLIAAKNPDDAALVYELADLWFHSLVLMAQRGIRPQQISDELARRFGTSGHAEKAARAAHP; encoded by the coding sequence TATGCAGTGCTGGAAGCGCGCAAGAGCGCCGATCCGGGCAGCTCTTATGTTGCCAGCCTCTACCACAAGGGGCTGGATGCGATTCTGAAAAAGGTTGGCGAGGAATGTGCCGAAACCCTCATCGCCGCCAAGAACCCCGATGACGCCGCACTGGTGTATGAACTGGCCGATCTGTGGTTTCACAGTCTGGTGCTGATGGCGCAGCGTGGCATCCGTCCGCAGCAGATCAGCGATGAGCTGGCACGGCGCTTCGGCACCTCCGGCCACGCCGAAAAAGCCGCGCGCGCGGCACACCCCTGA